The sequence below is a genomic window from Candidatus Dadabacteria bacterium.
ATAAGCGGAACTTCATATATGTGCTCAACATCCTTGGCTGTAACCACGGCTTTTTGCTCGACGTTACAGAAAAGGGCTATTTTTCTTTTAACCTCTTCGGGAAGGAACTTATCCTCGGTGCGGCACAGGAGTATGTCGGGCTGAATCCCTATCTGGAGAAGTTCCTTTACGCTGTGCTGTGTAGGCTTTGTTTTCAATTCTCCGGCCGCGGCAACATAGGGAACGTATGTAAGATGTATGAAAAGCGTGTTCTTCTTGCCGAGATCCGACCTTAACTGCCTTACCGCCTCAAGAAAAGGAAGACTCTCTATGTCTCCCACGGTACCGCCGATCTCGACTATGATGACGTCGTTGTCATCCTCAAGGGCAAGCACGCGGGATTTTATCTCATCAGTTATATGAGGGATTACCTGGACTGTTTTGCCGAGGAATTTCCCCTCTCTTTCCTTGGAAATAACGGAATCGTAGACCTTGCCGCTTGTGAGATTGTTTTTCTTGCCGAGCTGAGCTTTGGTAAATCTTTCGTAATGGCCGAGATCAAGATCTGTTTCCGCTCCGTCATCGGTAACAAAGACCTCCCCATGCTCAAAAGGGTTCATCGTGCCCGGGTCAACGTTTATGTAGGGATCAAGCTTCTGAAGGGTGACCCGAAGACCACAACATTCAAGAAGGAATCCTATTGAGGAAGCGGAGATACCCTTTCCCAGGGAAGACATAACTCCGCCGGTAACAAAAATAAACTTTGCGCTTTTCACGCAGAAACCCCTTTATCAAGTTAAAGCAGCCGCAATAAACAAAGGTCGGAATCTAAATATATTCAATTGGGAAGCAGCTTACAATTAAAAACGAAAATTTCACATAATCTGGCAAGACAAAATTGGAAAAATTCTTATACTCCATAGACCATCTAAGCCTTAAGAAAGTAAGGACAGATAGGAAGAAACAAAGGCAGGTTGTTAAAACGCCTATTTAAAATTCGAAAAATATGACAGAAGCTTTTCTGAGGCAATAGCCCTGTGACTTATTCTGTTTTTTATGTCGGGGCCGAGTTCAGCCATGGTTTTTCCGTATTGAGAAACATAGAAAACCGGGTCATAACCAAAACCACTCTGGCCTCTTTTCTCCTGAATAATCTGTCCGTGGCACTCGCCTTCAAAAAATTCCTGTGTACCACCCGCAAGAACTAAAGCAATACAGCAGACAAATCTTGCATTTCTGTTTTTCTCTCCTTTAAGTTCATAGAGTAGTTTCTCGTTGTTTTCATTATCCGAAGACCCTTCCCCGGCGTACCTTGCCGAATAAATCCCCGGAGCTCCCCCAAGAGCGTCTACAACCAAGCCTGAGTCGTCCCCAATAGCGTCCATCCCAAGAAAATCAGAGGTTGTTTTCGCCTTGATAAAAGCATTTTCCCTGAAAGAAAGACCCGTTTCCCTTATCTCGGGGACCTCATCAAAATCCGCCAGAGAAAGGATCTCATCGTAGCCATCTGCAAGAATTGATCTGAATTCTCTCAGCTTCCCCTTGTTTCTTGTGGCAATTACAATAGTTTTGCACTGGGAATTATATACTTGACTAACCATCTGGCTGCCTCGCATCAATTTCACGGGTCGTCGGAGTCCTTTTAAGGACGGAACGCTCCTCGCCGTGCAGCTGCGCCATTCCCAGACGCCTTATGTTAATCGCGGCGTTC
It includes:
- a CDS encoding XTP/dITP diphosphatase — encoded protein: MVSQVYNSQCKTIVIATRNKGKLREFRSILADGYDEILSLADFDEVPEIRETGLSFRENAFIKAKTTSDFLGMDAIGDDSGLVVDALGGAPGIYSARYAGEGSSDNENNEKLLYELKGEKNRNARFVCCIALVLAGGTQEFFEGECHGQIIQEKRGQSGFGYDPVFYVSQYGKTMAELGPDIKNRISHRAIASEKLLSYFSNFK